TCATAATCATGGGCGGTACTTTTCCCTCACGGTTTTTATGCTTCCAGGAATGGTTCATCACTCAGTGTTTAATTGCAATGACGGATTTTGGAGTTAAAGAGTATAAATTGAATTCTGAAGATGTCTACACCGGAGGCAACCATGATCTGCAGGGGTTTGAGTACCTGGAAGACGTTCAACGGGCCAATGAAAGTTCCAGTGTTCGTTGTGTGGGTATGACCTTCGAAACCCGGCCAGATTACTCTAAAAGGGAGGATGTGGATCGGATGCTCCGGATGGGTGTTACCCGGGTGGAACTGGGTGTGCAGACCATTTACAACTTCATATATCACCGGGTAGAGCGTGGTCACCGGGTGCAGGACACCGTAGAGGCCACCCGTGTTTTAAAGGACTCCGGGATTAAAGTGGCCATGCATCTCATGCCAGGTCTATTTAGTGACCAGGAGCGTGACCTGCGAATGTTCAAGAGATTATTCTCTGATGAGCAGTTCAAACCAGATATGCTGAAGATCTACCCCTGTCTGGTGACCGAGGGGTCCAAACTCCATGACTTATGGGAGAAAGGAAACTACACTCCCTACTCTACTGAAGAAGCAGTCCAGCTCATAGTAGAAGTGAAGAAGATTCTGCCCAAGTGGGTGCGTACCATGCGCATCCAGCGGGACATACCCTCCCAGCTCATAGAAGCCGGTGTTAAAAAGTCCAATCTGGGAGAACTGGTTTACAATCAACTGAAAGAAGAGAAAGTTCAGTGCCAGTGTATCCGTTGCCGGGAAGTGGGACACCAGGCTGCCCAGGGAACATTCACCAGTAAAGATAATGTAGAACTTTTAATGGAGAAATACCGTGCCAGTGAAGGTGAGGAAATATTCCTGTCCATGGAAGACTCAGAAGCGGATGTTCTCCTTGGTTTTTTAAGGCTGCGCATGCCATCAGAACATGCACATCGCCCAGAGATCAGCCCTGAAACAGCCTTACTTCGCGAATTGCATGTTTATGGCCCTATGATACCTTTAGGTGAAAGGGAAGATGAACTGTGGCAGCACCAGGGCTACGGTGAGGAGTTACTCAAAAAGGCAGAAGAGATCAGCCGTGAGGAGTATGATAAAAGGGAGATTATTATTATCAGCGGTATTGGAGCCCGTAACTATTACCGTAAATTTGGGTATAAAAGGAAGGGACCTTACATGGCTAAAAAGTTAGTTTAATGGCATTAAATAATAATTAAGGGAAAAATTCCCATTAAAATCGGGATTCCTTTAAATAATTGTTAAATACCTGATTATTAAATACACGAACTGGAGGGATTTGATTATGATATCCATAGAAGAACTGGCTGGAATGATTGACCATACCAATGTGCAGCGGGATGCCACTGATGCTGATATTCAGGCACTTTGCCAGGAGGCAGATGACTATGATTTTAACTGTGTTTGTGTAACACCCACCCAAGCAGATCTGGCAAGTGAACTCCTGGAAAACTCTGATACACAGGTCTGTGTGGTGATAGGATTCCCATTCGGAGTCCAAACACCACGTGCCAAGGCCTTCGAAGCAGAGGAAGCTGTAAAAAATGGTGCCTCTGAACTGGACATGGTGATGAACATCGGCGCCCTCAAATCAGAACATTACTCCCTGGTCCAGGCCGACATCGCCGCTGTGGTGGGGGCAGCACTGGGACGCGTGGTGAAGGTCATCCTGGAAACGGCACTACTCACCCGGGAAGAGAAGATCATCGCCTGTCAGCTGGCCAGAGAAGCAGGGGCGCACTACGTTAAAACATCCACCGGGTTCGGAGTAAGCGGGGCTACAGTGGAGGATGTCAGGCTCATGAGGGAGACTGTAGGGCTGGAGATGGGTGTTAAAGCTGCTGGTGGGATACGGAACCTGGAAACTGCCATGGCAATGATCGATGCCGGGGCCAGTAAAATCGGCACCTCTACCGGTGTGCAGATTATGGAAGAACTCTTAAAAAAGGGCGAAACAGAGAATAATTTTTAAGGTTGAAAATTTATTGATAATATTCAAATTATAGTTAAGGTGAATTCCGATGTTAAGGTGAATTCAAATGATACTAAAATAAAAAAATAGTAAGGTGAATTCCAATGGAGATAGAGATTGAAATATCAAAAAAGGGAACAATTAAAGTGCTCCTGGATGATCGAAACCCTGAAACGACCCAGGCATTCTACGAAAGCCTCCCCATGGAAGGTGAAGCCCAATTATGGCAGGAAGAAGTTTTCTTCCCCATTCCCTTTGAACATGATTATGAAAACCCATCACCATCCTCAGATAAGGGAGATATATCTTACTGGCCACCAGGAAAGGCATTTTGCATATTCTTCGGAGATTCCCAACCTGCCTCTGATGTGAATCATATTGGGAGGGTTGTTGAAGGTTTGGAAATTATGAAGAGTGTTGAGGA
The Methanobacterium sp. DNA segment above includes these coding regions:
- the deoC gene encoding deoxyribose-phosphate aldolase, whose translation is MISIEELAGMIDHTNVQRDATDADIQALCQEADDYDFNCVCVTPTQADLASELLENSDTQVCVVIGFPFGVQTPRAKAFEAEEAVKNGASELDMVMNIGALKSEHYSLVQADIAAVVGAALGRVVKVILETALLTREEKIIACQLAREAGAHYVKTSTGFGVSGATVEDVRLMRETVGLEMGVKAAGGIRNLETAMAMIDAGASKIGTSTGVQIMEELLKKGETENNF
- a CDS encoding tRNA uridine(34) 5-carboxymethylaminomethyl modification radical SAM/GNAT enzyme Elp3, whose product is MKEAGRSIINHILEGRIKNRKDLEKAKFQVCRDYKLDRFPRNSEILQMAREDEKEIITPILKKKPTRTISGVAVVAVMCPPHKCPHGRCLYCPESTIAPPSYTGEEPAALRARMYDFNPYKQVYNRLQQLESIGHPLDKVELIIMGGTFPSRFLCFQEWFITQCLIAMTDFGVKEYKLNSEDVYTGGNHDLQGFEYLEDVQRANESSSVRCVGMTFETRPDYSKREDVDRMLRMGVTRVELGVQTIYNFIYHRVERGHRVQDTVEATRVLKDSGIKVAMHLMPGLFSDQERDLRMFKRLFSDEQFKPDMLKIYPCLVTEGSKLHDLWEKGNYTPYSTEEAVQLIVEVKKILPKWVRTMRIQRDIPSQLIEAGVKKSNLGELVYNQLKEEKVQCQCIRCREVGHQAAQGTFTSKDNVELLMEKYRASEGEEIFLSMEDSEADVLLGFLRLRMPSEHAHRPEISPETALLRELHVYGPMIPLGEREDELWQHQGYGEELLKKAEEISREEYDKREIIIISGIGARNYYRKFGYKRKGPYMAKKLV
- a CDS encoding cyclophilin-like fold protein translates to MEIEIEISKKGTIKVLLDDRNPETTQAFYESLPMEGEAQLWQEEVFFPIPFEHDYENPSPSSDKGDISYWPPGKAFCIFFGDSQPASDVNHIGRVVEGLEIMKSVEEGDWVTIRTITPP